Proteins encoded in a region of the Frondihabitans sp. 762G35 genome:
- a CDS encoding anti-sigma factor family protein: MIDDDRDGVHENDAAYVLGGLSADERVEFERHLETCATCRASVAELAGLPAILRLLPADDAERAAETSTEQEPRVPAPHGARSWRPRRRLLPGRRPVSGRRSLSGRRLLAAGLVALAVVLAGGGYALGAQLTRSGAPVAARPFASGASAPHFTPMTSMVGGAVTADLAVTATSWGTRFDWNCSYARDAGATGVYDLVVEQIDGSRTVVATWENAPGGADGLAASSRLPLDRLRSVEITTADSRTVLTRIEL, translated from the coding sequence ATGATCGACGACGATCGGGACGGCGTCCACGAGAACGATGCGGCCTACGTGCTCGGCGGCCTGAGCGCCGACGAGCGCGTGGAGTTCGAGAGGCACCTGGAGACCTGCGCGACGTGCCGTGCCTCCGTGGCCGAGCTGGCGGGTCTTCCCGCGATCCTGCGCCTCCTGCCGGCCGACGACGCGGAGAGGGCCGCGGAGACGAGCACCGAGCAGGAGCCCCGGGTGCCCGCGCCGCACGGAGCGCGATCGTGGCGCCCCCGCCGACGCCTCCTGCCCGGAAGGCGGCCCGTCTCGGGCCGACGCTCCCTCTCCGGGCGTCGGCTGCTCGCCGCGGGCCTCGTCGCCCTGGCCGTCGTCCTCGCCGGCGGCGGGTACGCCCTGGGGGCGCAGCTCACCCGGTCGGGGGCGCCGGTCGCGGCCCGACCGTTCGCCTCCGGCGCGTCCGCCCCGCACTTCACCCCGATGACGTCGATGGTCGGCGGCGCCGTGACCGCCGATCTCGCCGTCACGGCGACGTCGTGGGGCACCCGCTTCGACTGGAACTGCTCCTACGCCCGCGACGCAGGGGCCACCGGGGTCTACGACCTCGTCGTCGAGCAGATCGACGGCAGCCGCACCGTGGTGGCCACGTGGGAGAACGCGCCCGGCGGCGCCGACGGCCTCGCGGCCTCGTCGCGACTGCCTCTCGACCGGCTGCGCAGCGTCGAGATCACGACCGCCGACTCCCGGACCGTTCTCACGCGCATCGAGCTCTGA
- a CDS encoding sigma-70 family RNA polymerase sigma factor: MVDVGSARLRALSDAHGEVLRRYVHRMTSDHALAEDVAQEALLRAWRSPAILAEEDAAARRWLFTVARNLVIDDSRSARRTHEFATDDLPERGSPVDESDRVLDRLLIEDALVSLSPEHRRVVVSCYWLGRTVAETAEIEGVPAGTVKSRLHYAAKALRLALQERGVTR, translated from the coding sequence ATGGTCGACGTCGGTTCGGCACGGCTCCGGGCGCTGAGCGACGCGCACGGGGAGGTCCTGCGACGCTACGTGCACCGTATGACGAGCGATCACGCCCTCGCCGAGGACGTCGCGCAGGAGGCGCTCCTGCGCGCGTGGCGCTCGCCCGCGATCCTCGCCGAGGAGGACGCCGCCGCGCGGAGGTGGCTCTTCACCGTCGCCCGCAACCTCGTCATCGACGACTCCCGGAGCGCTCGCCGCACGCACGAGTTCGCCACCGACGACCTGCCCGAGCGCGGGTCGCCCGTCGACGAGTCCGACCGGGTGCTGGACCGGCTCCTCATCGAGGACGCCCTGGTCTCGCTCTCGCCCGAGCACCGCCGCGTCGTCGTGAGCTGCTACTGGCTCGGCCGGACCGTGGCCGAGACCGCCGAGATCGAGGGCGTCCCCGCGGGCACCGTCAAATCGCGGCTCCACTACGCCGCCAAGGCTCTGCGCCTGGCCCTGCAGGAGAGAGGGGTGACCCGATGA
- a CDS encoding YceI family protein, giving the protein MQKKTGVIIGVSAIVVVGLGVTAAVAGPAFYRDVIVGAPAAAPTVSAAAGGSTLDPTKLSGDWSIGGGSTAGYRVDEVLNGTDVTVVGKTEKVTGSLEVDGESVTKATVDVDVASIATDSANRDSYFRDTALQVGSFPKATFALTKPLENAVPTSGAVTTSEATGTLTMHGVTKSVTVPLKAVLSGSTIQVSGSIPVTFADYGVQAPSLGFVKVQDQGKVEFLVSAKPAS; this is encoded by the coding sequence ATGCAGAAGAAGACCGGAGTCATCATCGGAGTCAGCGCGATCGTGGTCGTCGGGCTCGGGGTCACCGCCGCCGTGGCCGGGCCCGCTTTCTACCGCGACGTGATCGTGGGCGCGCCCGCTGCGGCTCCCACGGTCTCCGCGGCCGCCGGGGGCAGCACGCTCGACCCCACGAAGCTGAGCGGCGACTGGTCCATCGGCGGCGGGAGCACGGCCGGCTACCGGGTCGACGAGGTGCTCAACGGCACCGACGTGACGGTCGTCGGCAAGACGGAGAAGGTCACCGGCAGCCTGGAGGTCGACGGGGAGTCGGTGACGAAGGCCACCGTCGACGTCGACGTGGCGAGCATCGCGACCGACAGCGCGAACCGCGACAGCTACTTCCGCGACACGGCCCTCCAGGTCGGCTCGTTCCCGAAGGCGACCTTCGCCCTGACGAAGCCGCTCGAGAACGCCGTTCCCACCTCCGGCGCGGTCACGACCTCGGAGGCCACGGGCACCCTGACCATGCACGGCGTGACGAAGTCGGTGACGGTGCCGCTCAAGGCGGTGCTCTCGGGGTCGACGATCCAGGTCAGCGGGTCGATCCCGGTGACGTTCGCCGACTACGGTGTCCAGGCGCCGAGCCTCGGCTTCGTGAAGGTCCAGGACCAGGGCAAGGTGGAGTTCCTCGTGAGCGCGAAGCCGGCGTCCTGA
- a CDS encoding ABC-F family ATP-binding cassette domain-containing protein — protein sequence MTATLVAKGLAGGYAARTLFDDLDLTVAPGDVVGVVGVNGAGKSTLLRLLAGIDAPLAGTVSLAPADAFVGFLPQEHERVPGETVAAYIGRRTGCAEATSEMDAAAAALADPDAPADSADVYSAALDRWLASGAADLDDRVPAVLADLGLTLGAGEGSVTVDSLMTSLSGGQAARVGLAALLLSRFDVVLLDEPTNDLDLDGLERLEGFVAGLRGGVVLVSHDREFLARSVTRVLELDLAQSTNRVFGGGYDSYLEEREVARRQKREAYDEFAEKKADLVGRARTQREWSSQGVRNAMRKSPDNDKIRRRAAAESSEKQAQKVRQMESRIARLDEVDEPRKEWQLEFTIGQAPRSSAVVSTLSDARFTQGSFTLGPVTLQVEGGDRIGITGPNGAGKSTLLRALLGRQEPTSGNASLGASTAIGEIDQARAQLAGPSVLADAFESQVPELTQAEVRTLLAKFGLKADHVSRRVDDLSPGERTRAGLALLQARGVNVLVLDEPTNHLDLVAIEQLEQALEAYEGTLLLVTHDRRMLDTVRTNRHWHVEAGRVTEL from the coding sequence ATGACCGCAACGCTCGTGGCCAAGGGCCTCGCCGGGGGCTACGCGGCCCGCACCCTCTTCGACGACCTCGACCTGACCGTCGCCCCGGGAGACGTCGTCGGCGTCGTCGGAGTGAACGGAGCGGGCAAGTCGACGCTCCTGCGCCTCCTCGCCGGGATCGACGCGCCGCTCGCCGGCACCGTGTCGCTCGCTCCCGCCGACGCCTTCGTGGGCTTCCTCCCGCAGGAGCACGAGCGCGTCCCGGGCGAGACCGTCGCCGCCTACATCGGTCGTCGCACCGGCTGCGCCGAGGCCACGAGCGAGATGGACGCGGCGGCCGCGGCGCTCGCCGACCCCGATGCTCCTGCCGACAGCGCCGACGTCTACTCGGCGGCCCTCGACCGCTGGCTGGCGTCGGGCGCGGCCGACCTCGACGACCGCGTGCCCGCCGTCCTCGCCGACCTCGGGTTGACCCTCGGGGCGGGCGAGGGGAGCGTCACGGTCGACTCCCTCATGACCTCGCTGTCGGGCGGCCAGGCGGCCCGCGTCGGTCTCGCCGCGCTGCTGCTCTCGCGCTTCGACGTCGTCCTGCTCGACGAGCCGACCAACGACCTCGACCTCGACGGGTTGGAGCGGCTCGAGGGGTTCGTCGCCGGGCTCCGCGGCGGCGTCGTCCTCGTGAGCCACGACCGCGAGTTCCTCGCCCGGTCGGTCACCCGCGTGCTGGAGCTCGACCTGGCGCAGTCGACCAACCGCGTCTTCGGCGGCGGCTACGACTCCTACCTGGAGGAGCGCGAGGTCGCGAGGCGCCAGAAGCGGGAGGCGTACGACGAGTTCGCCGAGAAGAAGGCCGACCTCGTCGGCCGGGCCCGGACGCAGCGCGAGTGGTCGAGCCAGGGGGTGCGCAATGCGATGCGCAAGAGCCCGGACAACGACAAGATCCGCCGCCGGGCCGCCGCCGAGTCGAGCGAGAAGCAGGCTCAGAAGGTCCGGCAGATGGAGAGCCGGATCGCCCGGCTCGACGAGGTCGACGAGCCGCGCAAGGAGTGGCAGCTCGAGTTCACGATCGGGCAGGCGCCGCGGTCGTCGGCCGTCGTCTCGACCCTCTCCGACGCCCGCTTCACCCAGGGCTCCTTCACCCTCGGGCCGGTGACGCTGCAGGTCGAGGGCGGCGACCGTATCGGTATCACGGGGCCGAACGGCGCCGGCAAGTCGACGCTCCTCCGCGCCCTCCTCGGTCGGCAGGAGCCCACGTCCGGGAACGCGTCCCTCGGCGCGAGCACCGCGATCGGCGAGATCGACCAGGCGCGGGCACAGCTCGCCGGGCCGAGCGTCCTCGCCGACGCGTTCGAGTCGCAGGTGCCGGAGCTGACGCAGGCGGAGGTCCGCACCCTCCTGGCGAAGTTCGGCCTGAAGGCCGACCACGTGTCCCGCCGCGTCGACGACCTCTCACCCGGCGAGCGGACCCGGGCCGGTCTCGCGCTCCTCCAGGCGCGGGGCGTCAACGTCCTCGTGCTCGACGAGCCCACCAACCACCTCGACCTCGTGGCCATCGAGCAGCTCGAACAGGCGCTCGAGGCGTACGAGGGCACGCTGCTCCTGGTGACCCACGATCGCCGGATGCTCGACACCGTCCGCACGAACCGTCACTGGCACGTCGAGGCGGGCCGCGTCACCGAGCTCTGA
- a CDS encoding acyl carrier protein, with product MSPSAPSDASRPVVGTDLVSVADVADSVRAFGYRYLQRIYTPLEIAQSGGASERLAARFAGKEAVAKILRPDPGSGFPYRDIEIASMPTGAPRVRLRGAARDRAALLRLDTISVSLTHDHGLAFATAVTLLPRKDRHPVKDTIRQVLDQYGHLTTPANRLADSDDLYQAGLTSHATVNVMLALEDELDLEFPDELLSRDTFATIAALDEAARSLGASS from the coding sequence ATGTCGCCGAGCGCGCCCTCCGACGCCTCCCGGCCCGTCGTCGGCACCGATCTCGTGTCGGTCGCCGACGTCGCCGACTCCGTTCGAGCCTTCGGCTACCGCTATCTGCAGCGCATCTACACACCGCTCGAGATCGCCCAGAGCGGCGGCGCGTCCGAGCGCCTCGCCGCACGGTTCGCCGGCAAGGAGGCCGTGGCGAAGATCCTGCGGCCCGACCCCGGCTCCGGCTTCCCGTACCGGGACATCGAGATCGCCTCGATGCCCACCGGGGCACCGCGCGTGCGCCTTCGCGGAGCGGCCCGCGACCGGGCGGCCCTGCTTCGTCTCGACACCATCTCCGTCTCCCTGACCCATGACCACGGCCTGGCCTTCGCGACCGCCGTCACCCTGCTTCCCCGAAAGGATCGACACCCCGTGAAAGACACCATCAGACAGGTCCTCGACCAGTACGGCCACCTGACGACCCCGGCGAACCGGCTCGCCGACTCCGACGACCTCTACCAGGCCGGATTGACCTCGCACGCGACGGTCAACGTGATGCTCGCCCTCGAGGACGAGCTCGACCTCGAGTTCCCCGACGAGCTGCTCTCGCGCGACACCTTCGCCACCATCGCGGCTCTCGACGAGGCGGCGCGCTCCCTCGGGGCGTCTTCGTGA
- a CDS encoding acyl-CoA dehydrogenase family protein, with product MTDTLVGSVGTAARFASRARESALVAAAHADDVDSRARFPLEAITSLRDAGLLGAAVPTHLGGEGASLTELAEIATTIAEGCSATGMIFVMHQIQVLCLTRHGAGSTAAESTLRGVASRGDLVASATTEIGIGGNTRTSGCAVEPRSDGRMHLAKTAPVISYGAQADVILTTARRNVDSAPSDQVLVICSRDQTTLVPTGDWDTLGFRGTCSPGFELDATVGADDVLPVDYATISGETMLPVSHTLWAAVWLGIARAATDRATSVTQRAARRSIGTLPPSATRLAELLGMLGAFEGVVADAASTFDRLADDRKAITSIPRAIGYNALKLTASQSVIDIVGKAMLVCGIQGYRQDTDVSLGRLLRDSYGTAVMVNNDRILANNAQLSLLQRRKGLR from the coding sequence GTGACCGACACCCTGGTCGGGAGCGTCGGCACGGCGGCCCGCTTCGCCTCGCGTGCCCGCGAGTCCGCCCTCGTCGCAGCCGCCCACGCCGACGACGTCGACTCGCGGGCACGGTTCCCCCTCGAGGCGATCACGTCGCTCCGGGACGCCGGTCTTCTGGGTGCGGCCGTGCCGACGCACCTCGGCGGTGAGGGCGCCTCCCTGACCGAGCTGGCCGAGATCGCGACGACGATCGCCGAGGGCTGCTCCGCCACGGGAATGATCTTCGTCATGCACCAGATCCAGGTGCTCTGCCTCACGAGGCACGGCGCCGGGTCGACCGCTGCGGAGTCCACCCTCCGCGGAGTCGCGTCCCGGGGCGATCTCGTCGCCTCCGCCACGACGGAGATCGGGATCGGCGGGAACACCCGCACGAGCGGTTGCGCCGTGGAGCCCCGGTCGGACGGCAGGATGCACCTGGCGAAGACGGCCCCCGTCATCTCCTATGGCGCCCAGGCCGACGTGATCCTCACCACCGCCCGGCGGAACGTCGACAGCGCCCCCTCCGATCAGGTGCTGGTCATCTGCTCGCGGGACCAGACCACGCTCGTGCCCACCGGGGACTGGGACACCCTCGGCTTCCGGGGAACCTGCAGCCCGGGCTTCGAACTCGACGCGACCGTCGGAGCGGACGACGTCCTGCCCGTCGACTACGCGACCATCTCCGGCGAGACCATGCTGCCCGTGTCGCACACGCTGTGGGCGGCCGTCTGGCTCGGAATCGCCCGGGCCGCGACGGACCGCGCGACGTCCGTCACCCAGCGGGCGGCCAGACGGTCCATCGGCACCCTCCCCCCGTCGGCGACGCGCCTGGCCGAGCTGCTCGGCATGCTCGGTGCCTTCGAGGGCGTCGTCGCGGACGCCGCGAGCACCTTCGACCGCCTGGCCGACGACCGGAAGGCGATCACCTCGATCCCGCGCGCGATCGGCTACAACGCCCTCAAGCTGACGGCCTCGCAGTCGGTCATCGACATCGTCGGGAAGGCGATGCTGGTGTGCGGTATCCAGGGCTACCGCCAGGACACGGACGTCAGCCTCGGCCGCCTGCTCCGCGACTCCTACGGCACCGCCGTCATGGTCAACAACGACCGCATCCTCGCCAACAACGCCCAGCTCTCGCTCCTGCAGCGCCGTAAAGGACTCCGATGA
- a CDS encoding TetR/AcrR family transcriptional regulator — MDSGGARRVGRPRDPLLEGKLLRVTQELIAEIGIEALTLNRVAERAGASKATLYRRWDDKRSLVRDAVAAFDVDTTIPDTGRLRSDLCELVRMWVSPIGYPAAEFRHVIAAISRDPDIWRAFDAATHAERTRALTVVVRRAVSRGEAAPVRYDAAFVTRAVHALAVEHAAQRELPLDEAFVTRAVESILEPILGVGRDPEADALDVAAGIPLHVRR; from the coding sequence GTGGATTCAGGTGGCGCGCGCAGGGTCGGTCGCCCCCGCGACCCCCTGCTCGAGGGCAAGCTGCTGCGGGTGACGCAGGAGCTGATCGCCGAGATCGGCATCGAGGCGCTGACGCTCAACCGGGTCGCCGAGAGGGCGGGCGCGAGCAAGGCCACGCTCTACCGCCGCTGGGACGACAAGCGCTCCCTCGTGCGCGACGCCGTCGCGGCTTTCGACGTCGACACGACGATCCCGGACACCGGGCGCCTCCGCTCCGATCTCTGCGAGCTGGTCCGCATGTGGGTGAGCCCCATCGGCTACCCCGCCGCCGAGTTCCGCCACGTCATCGCCGCGATCTCCCGCGACCCCGACATCTGGCGCGCCTTCGACGCCGCGACGCACGCGGAGCGCACCCGGGCACTGACCGTCGTGGTGCGCCGGGCCGTCTCGAGGGGCGAGGCCGCGCCCGTCCGCTACGACGCGGCGTTCGTGACCCGCGCCGTCCACGCGCTCGCCGTCGAGCACGCCGCCCAGAGGGAGCTCCCCCTCGACGAGGCGTTCGTGACCCGCGCCGTGGAGAGCATCCTGGAGCCGATCCTCGGGGTCGGCCGCGACCCGGAGGCCGACGCCCTCGACGTCGCCGCGGGGATCCCCCTGCACGTCCGCCGCTGA
- a CDS encoding phosphoesterase: MQIMGRAKTKRRRIVAAAAAVGLAAAGIVGVSTAANAKVEHGGQSGTTITSTGLRPGQVKHVWLIILENKSYDATFTGLNQNSYLWKTLPSQGVLLKNYYGTGHYSMDNYISMVSGQGPQADTQSDCDVANTNFGSTASTITKPGVNRGQVASLANAAQPSKANAPDGSNGCTYPTTTPTLFNQFDAAGKSWKGYAQDLGNQPGREDAVCGAPGTAGNNPTTNPTFMSATAQHPLPAGVTSFTGAQANDQYVAKHFPMPWFASMTGGIDKNGTATPALTTPRGGGSDCDANHIANLDSANHGLFKDLQSEKTTPAFSWITPNNCSDAHDAVCKGNNLSGSFTKDGQPIYQSGTPAPQTTTPVNYTGGLYASDLFLKYYIPMIERSAAFKDGGLIDVTFDEANPPFTYSGNSFNNANAYGPTLGDQPNASSGLVSDRAGENIDGKNVATEPTGPNATLGTDSLGHQLYPGPGNNAFIDRPPVCTQTTPTLVPANCVPNIVRGGSGSTPGARTDTALASTASPFVLDQSIVANDTGRQVVDTADATGPGGTSPIPADTFVGTVSDTGPNAVGSPTGKAVSGSFQLVDSTGDPVTPTGAVSKVTLSAEGAPGFPSAGQTADPLYDATDATPGGGDTGSVLISPLIKPGTVSTVNYDHYSWLRTMEDIFQVSAGHDHAAIPGGTVSGGVDGKGHIGFAAESGLMPFGRDVFNNASTGRHGW, encoded by the coding sequence ATGCAGATCATGGGCAGGGCGAAGACGAAGAGGCGCCGCATCGTCGCGGCGGCCGCAGCGGTGGGCCTCGCGGCCGCTGGCATCGTGGGGGTCTCGACCGCGGCGAACGCGAAGGTCGAGCACGGCGGACAGTCGGGAACGACGATCACCAGCACGGGGCTCCGGCCGGGACAGGTCAAGCACGTGTGGCTGATCATCCTCGAGAACAAGTCGTACGACGCGACCTTCACGGGCCTCAACCAGAACAGCTACCTCTGGAAGACGCTGCCGAGCCAGGGCGTGCTGCTCAAGAACTACTACGGCACCGGGCACTACAGCATGGACAACTACATCTCCATGGTCTCCGGCCAGGGGCCGCAGGCCGACACGCAGTCCGACTGCGACGTCGCCAACACGAACTTCGGCAGCACCGCGAGCACGATCACGAAGCCGGGCGTGAACCGGGGCCAGGTCGCCTCGCTCGCCAACGCCGCCCAGCCGAGCAAGGCCAACGCGCCCGACGGCAGCAACGGCTGCACCTACCCGACCACGACCCCGACGCTCTTCAACCAGTTCGACGCGGCCGGCAAGTCGTGGAAGGGCTACGCGCAGGATCTGGGCAACCAGCCCGGTCGCGAGGACGCGGTCTGCGGCGCCCCCGGCACCGCCGGGAACAACCCGACGACGAACCCCACGTTCATGAGCGCCACCGCGCAGCACCCGCTGCCGGCGGGGGTCACGAGCTTCACCGGCGCCCAGGCCAACGACCAGTACGTGGCGAAGCACTTCCCGATGCCCTGGTTCGCCAGCATGACCGGCGGGATCGACAAGAACGGCACCGCGACTCCTGCCCTCACGACGCCGCGCGGCGGCGGCTCCGACTGCGACGCGAACCACATCGCCAACCTGGACTCCGCGAACCACGGTCTCTTCAAGGACCTCCAGAGCGAGAAGACGACCCCGGCGTTCAGCTGGATCACGCCCAACAACTGCTCCGACGCCCACGACGCCGTCTGCAAGGGCAACAACCTGTCCGGGTCGTTCACGAAGGACGGACAGCCGATCTACCAGAGCGGCACCCCGGCTCCGCAGACGACGACACCGGTCAACTACACCGGCGGCCTCTACGCCTCCGACCTCTTCCTCAAGTACTACATCCCGATGATCGAGCGATCGGCGGCGTTCAAGGACGGCGGCCTGATCGACGTCACCTTCGACGAGGCGAACCCGCCCTTCACCTACTCGGGCAACAGCTTCAACAACGCGAATGCCTACGGCCCCACCCTCGGTGACCAGCCGAACGCCTCCTCCGGCCTCGTCTCCGACCGCGCCGGCGAGAACATCGACGGCAAGAACGTCGCCACCGAGCCGACCGGCCCGAACGCGACCCTCGGGACCGACTCGCTGGGGCACCAGCTCTACCCGGGCCCCGGCAACAACGCCTTCATCGACCGGCCGCCCGTGTGCACGCAGACGACGCCGACGCTCGTGCCGGCCAACTGCGTTCCGAACATCGTCCGCGGCGGCTCGGGCAGCACGCCCGGAGCGCGCACCGACACCGCGCTCGCCTCCACCGCGTCGCCCTTCGTCCTCGACCAGTCGATCGTGGCGAACGACACCGGTCGCCAGGTCGTCGACACCGCTGACGCGACCGGCCCCGGCGGGACGAGCCCGATCCCGGCGGACACCTTCGTCGGAACCGTCAGCGACACCGGCCCCAACGCCGTCGGCTCGCCGACCGGCAAGGCGGTCTCCGGCTCGTTCCAGCTCGTCGACTCGACGGGCGACCCGGTGACCCCGACCGGTGCCGTGTCGAAGGTGACCCTGAGCGCCGAGGGAGCCCCGGGCTTCCCCAGCGCCGGCCAGACCGCCGACCCGCTCTACGACGCCACCGACGCCACCCCCGGCGGCGGCGACACCGGCAGCGTCCTGATCAGCCCGCTCATCAAGCCGGGCACGGTATCGACCGTCAACTACGACCACTACAGCTGGCTCCGCACGATGGAGGACATCTTCCAGGTGTCGGCCGGTCACGACCACGCGGCGATCCCCGGCGGGACCGTGTCGGGCGGCGTGGACGGCAAGGGACACATCGGCTTCGCCGCCGAGTCGGGGCTGATGCCCTTCGGCCGCGACGTCTTCAACAACGCGTCCACCGGTCGGCACGGATGGTGA
- a CDS encoding Nramp family divalent metal transporter, translating to MTDVRIDATPPTEGAEGATRTKAPERRLLHLLGPAFVAAIAYVDPGNVAANISAGAGYGYLLVWVLVAANVMAVVVQYLSAKLGLVTGRSLPELLGDRLPRPARLVYWAQAEIVAAATDLAEVIGGAIALQILFGLPLPLGGLLVGLVSMVLLSIQSRRGQRPFEFVIMGLLAVIALGFLAGLFVSHTDWGAAVGGLVPRFEGTPTVLLAASMLGATVMPHAIYLHSGLSRDRHGSDHAPDRLRRLLHATRVDVVFALVIAGTVNVAMLLLAASSLFGVDGTDTIQGAHRAIVDALGPTVGVVFGIGLLASGLASTSVGCYAGSTIMAGLLHVRIPLLLRRGLTLVPAVVLLSTGFDPTLALVLSQALLSVGIPFALIPLVKYTSDHRLLGDFANRRSLTVVAWAVTAAIVGLNVVLLVLTVTGAA from the coding sequence ATGACCGACGTACGCATCGACGCGACACCGCCGACCGAGGGTGCTGAGGGGGCGACGCGCACGAAGGCCCCCGAGCGCCGGCTCCTGCACCTGCTCGGCCCCGCCTTCGTCGCGGCCATCGCCTACGTCGACCCCGGCAACGTCGCCGCCAACATCAGCGCCGGCGCCGGCTACGGCTACCTCCTGGTCTGGGTGCTGGTCGCCGCCAACGTCATGGCCGTCGTCGTCCAGTACCTCTCCGCGAAACTCGGCCTCGTGACGGGGCGGAGCCTGCCGGAGCTCCTCGGCGACCGGCTGCCGCGCCCGGCGCGGCTCGTCTACTGGGCCCAGGCGGAGATCGTCGCCGCCGCGACCGACCTCGCCGAGGTCATCGGCGGCGCGATCGCGCTGCAGATCCTCTTCGGGCTTCCCCTCCCGCTCGGCGGCCTCCTCGTCGGGCTCGTCTCCATGGTGCTGCTCTCGATCCAGTCCCGGCGGGGTCAGCGCCCGTTCGAGTTCGTCATCATGGGCCTCCTCGCGGTGATCGCCCTCGGCTTCCTGGCCGGACTCTTCGTGAGCCACACCGACTGGGGCGCCGCGGTCGGCGGGCTCGTGCCGCGGTTCGAGGGGACGCCGACGGTCCTCCTCGCGGCCAGCATGCTCGGCGCCACGGTGATGCCCCACGCCATCTACCTGCACTCCGGGCTCTCCCGCGACCGCCACGGGAGCGACCACGCTCCCGACCGGCTCCGGCGGCTGCTGCACGCCACCCGGGTCGACGTCGTGTTCGCCCTGGTGATCGCAGGGACGGTCAACGTCGCGATGCTCCTGCTGGCCGCCTCGAGCCTCTTCGGCGTCGACGGCACCGACACGATCCAGGGCGCGCACCGGGCCATCGTCGACGCGCTCGGGCCGACCGTCGGCGTCGTCTTCGGCATCGGGCTCCTGGCCTCGGGCCTCGCCTCGACCTCGGTCGGCTGCTACGCCGGGTCGACGATCATGGCCGGGCTCCTGCACGTGCGGATCCCGCTCCTGCTCCGACGCGGCCTCACCCTCGTCCCGGCCGTGGTGCTCCTCAGCACGGGCTTCGACCCGACCCTCGCCCTCGTGCTCAGCCAGGCGCTCCTGAGCGTCGGCATCCCGTTCGCGCTCATCCCCCTCGTGAAGTACACCTCCGACCATCGACTCCTCGGCGACTTCGCCAATCGCAGGAGCCTCACCGTCGTCGCGTGGGCGGTGACCGCCGCGATCGTGGGGCTGAACGTGGTGCTCCTCGTGCTCACCGTCACCGGCGCGGCCTGA
- a CDS encoding metal-dependent transcriptional regulator produces the protein MDIDSITPVAQDFVKAIWSATEWGDPPITTKELAARFGTTPASVTDTVRRLASQGLVDYEPYRPVTLTELGASYAVAMVRRHRLLETFLVTTLGYGWEEVHDEAERLEHAASNALIERIDALLGHPAADPHGDPIPEADGRTTMRPGVARLASAPAGDYLVVRVSDRDPDRLDRAAQLGLVPGAGVTVAAAPLPDVADAVWVVPAVAGAPS, from the coding sequence GTGGACATCGATTCGATCACCCCGGTCGCCCAGGACTTCGTCAAGGCGATCTGGTCGGCCACGGAGTGGGGCGACCCGCCGATCACCACCAAGGAGCTCGCGGCCCGATTCGGCACGACGCCCGCCAGCGTGACCGACACCGTCCGCCGCCTCGCCTCCCAGGGGCTCGTCGACTACGAGCCCTACCGCCCCGTGACCCTGACCGAGCTCGGCGCCTCCTACGCCGTCGCGATGGTGCGGCGCCACCGGCTCCTGGAGACCTTCCTCGTCACGACCCTCGGCTACGGCTGGGAGGAGGTCCACGACGAGGCGGAGCGGCTGGAGCACGCGGCGTCGAACGCCCTGATCGAGCGGATCGACGCCCTGCTCGGGCATCCGGCCGCCGACCCGCACGGCGACCCCATCCCCGAGGCCGACGGCCGGACCACGATGCGCCCGGGGGTCGCCCGCCTGGCCTCCGCTCCCGCCGGCGACTACCTCGTCGTCCGCGTCTCCGACCGCGATCCCGATCGGCTCGACCGCGCGGCGCAGCTCGGTCTCGTACCGGGAGCCGGGGTCACCGTCGCCGCAGCCCCGCTGCCGGACGTCGCCGACGCCGTCTGGGTCGTCCCGGCCGTGGCGGGAGCCCCCTCGTGA